In Hirschia baltica ATCC 49814, the genomic stretch AAAAGTAGGCCAGATCATTCAAGGAGACAGTGCTTCTGTGACGCCAGAAGACGTCAAAAAATATAGGCTGGGTTCAGTGTTGAGTGGTGGAAATTCAGCTCCTGGTCCCCTTCCCTACGCTGATGCAAAAAGCTGGCTAGAAGCAGCTGATGCCTATTTTCAAGCCTCAATCGATACAGAGGGAGTTGAAATAGCAATTCCAATCATTTGGGGTATTGACGCTGTCCATGGTCACACAAACCTAGCAGGGAGTATCGCTTTTCCTCATAATATCGGTCTTGGTGCCGCAAATAACCCTGAACTAATCCAAGAAATAGCGCGTGTTACCGCTTTGGAACTGAAGGTATCTGGCCACGACTGGACATTTGCTCCGACTCTAGCTGTCCCACAAAACGACCGCTGGGGCAGAACCTATGAAGGCTTTTCCGAAGAACCGGGGATAGTTTCAGAATATGGACGCAGAATAGCACTTGGTCTTCAAGGCTTTCCTCAATCATCAGATTTCCTATCTACAGGCAAAGTAATCTCTAGCGCCAAACACTTCATAGCCGATGGTGGAACAGAAGACGGAATAGATCAAGGTGACACCAAAGCTTCAGCTCAAGAGCTTCGAGACATCCATGGCGAAGCCTATTTCGGTGCTCTTGAAGCGGGCGTCATGACAGTAATGGCTTCCTATTCCGCTTGGAACGGCGATAGAATGCACGGGCACAAAGAACTACTTACAGACGTATTAAAGAACACACTTAATTTCAAAGGATTTGTTGTTGGCGACTGGAATGGACATGCCTTAATTCCCGGCTGCACGGCTACAGATTGTCCGGAAGCTCTTCTAGCCGGGCTGGATATGTATATGGCCCCCGAAAGCTGGAAAGGTCTGTATGAGTCGACGCTAGCTCACGTTCAATCAGGTAAGATTCCGATGGAACGTCTGGACGATGCTGTGCGTCGGATTTTACGCGTGAAGCTTTCCTACAACATTTTCAATAAACAGCTACCAAGTGAAAGACCATATGCTGGTGACACTTCACTACTAGGCTCCGACCATCATCGCGCACTTGCACGTCAAGCTGTTCGTGAATCTCTTGTTCTTCTTAAAAACAACAACAATGTGCTACCGCTAAAAAAGGACTTAAAAGTGCTTGTTGTCGGCGAAGGAGCCGATAGCATTGCTAAAGCCGCAGGAGGATGGACGCTTTCATGGCAAGGTGGAACCCACACCAATGAGGAGTTCCCCAACAGCCAAACTATTTTGGATGGAATTAAAGAACTCGTTGAAGGTGAAGGCGGAGAAGTTATTTATGATCCCGACGGCACATCTTTGATCGAAGCAGATGCTGTGATTGCTGTGTACGGAGAGGATCCATATGCCGAATTTCAAGGCGACAGAAGTAACGTTGACTTCGTGCCAACCAACTTTTCTCCTGAAAAATTGGGAAACTATAAAAAGACAAACACTCCAATCATATCAGTCTTCCTATCAGGCCGCCCCCTTTGGACAAACCCAGAAATTAATCTGTCTGATGCATTTGTGGCGGCATGGCTACCTGGCACAGAAGGTGGCGGAATAGCAGACGTACTTTTTGCTGAAGATGGCGCTGACTTTAAAGGAAAACTATCTTTCTCTTGGCCTAAATTCGCGACACAAGCAAAACTCAACCGACACGATACGGACTATGATCCACTATTCCCAATAGGCTATGGTTTAAATTACAGTGACAAAGAAAACCTACCTAAATTGGAAGAAGATTCCGGAATAGACTCTTTAGAAACAGCTCCCAAAGGGATTTTCTTTAGTAAAGGAATTGTACATGCTCCATGGTCTTTTCGGATTTCGAAAACACCAATTGAGAACCTCCCATTTGAACGAGATGGTATAAAAATAAAAGCGTCTGACCACAAATCTCAAGAGGACTCTATAAAACTTGAATGGACTGACAGTGAAACAATCTTCAGCATTCAATCTGGATATCCAATAGACTTTTCAAGAGAATCCAACGGAGCCATGGAATTGGCATTTGAGGCCAAACTGAACTCTGGTGAACCGACAATTTTCGTAGGATCTGGATGCCAGGATTCCGAAGCATGTGAGGCAAGCCTACCACTCACACTTTCTAATGATGGATGGCAAAGTTACCGAGTAAGTTTGCGTTGTTTCGCCGACAAGGGCGTTAACATGGAATCCCTCAACACAGCACTTTCAATTCGCGGAACCAATGGCAACATCATAGATCTCTCCAATGTGCGCATTGAATCAGACACAGATGCAAAAGCCGACTGTGGAGATAGCTAACACCTTCGGACGCAAGCTTTCAATATATCTATTTCCCAGCTTCTGTTGGATAGGAGACAATATGTTTAAAAAAATACTGATAGGAACGTGCTCAGCGTTTGTTCTGCTGTCATGCGCATCGAATTTCTCAGCTCCAGAATCTGAGATCACAACTCAAACACAACCCCAGACAACAGAGCTTGAAGCTTTAGTATCTCAGATGACTATCGATGAGAAACTGGCTCAAATTAGTTGTATTTGGATGGACAAATCCAAATTTTTGGAACGAGATGGTAGCTTCAATCCCCAAAAAATGAAAGCTCACTTCCCCCATGGTGCTGGGTGTATAGCTCGCCCACAGGACACTATTGGTATGGAAGGACCATCTGAACGAAAGAGCCTCAATGATTCAACAGTTGTTCGGAAACTTTCTGGCAGATCCCCAGGAGAAACTGTTGAACTCGTGAACATCATCCAAAAGTGGATGATGGAAGAAACACGCTTGGGAATTCCAACACTTTTCCATGAAGAAGGACTACACGGCCTTCAAGGTTTGCATGCAACCTCTTTCCCTCAGTCAATTGGGCTCGCCTCAACCTTTGATACGGAACTCATAGAGCAAGTTTACTCAATCGTTGGTCGAGAAATCAGAGCAAGAGGCGTGCATCATGTATTGTCACCAGTGGTTGATGTTGCATTAGATCCGAGATGGGGCCGCATTGAAGAAACATTCGGTGAAGATCCATTCCTCGTCTCTGAAATGGGAGTCGCTGCAATAAAAGGCTTTCAAGGAACAACACATCAACTACCCAAAGACAAAGTTCTGACGACGCTGAAACATATGACTGGCCACGGCCAACCAGAAGCTGGAATGAATATCGGCCCATCGCAACTCTCAGAACGCGTGTTAAGAGAAGTTTTCTTTCCACCTTTTGAAGCAGCGATAAAAGCAGGTGCTGCTAGCGTTATGGCAAGTTACAATGAAATTGACGGCATACCATCTCATGCCAACCCATGGTTATTAAACGATATTTTACGGGGTGAATGGGGTTTTGATGGCCCAGTGGTCGCAGACTATTTTGCAATCAATGAATTAGAAGGCCGCCACCAAATTGTTGGTTCACTTCCCGAAGCTGGAGCATTGGCATTGCAATCCGGTGTGGATATGGAATTGCCGGATGGAGTTGCATTTTACAGCCTCAAAGAAAAACTTATAGCAGGCGAACTTGACGAAACTATTATTGATCGCGCTGTTTTAAGAGTTCTACAACTAAAGCAGCGAGCTCAGTTGTTCAGCACACCATTTGCCGATGCTAATTACGCTGACCAGATCACAGGAAACTCAGAAGCAAGAGAGCTAGCTTATCAAGCTGCTATCAAAGCACCTGTTCTGCTAAAAAATGAAAACAACACGCTTCCCTTAAACCCAGAAAATTACAAAAAAATAGCTGTTATTGGTCCAAACTCAGATATCGTTGTTTTAGGCGGATATTCAGATGAGCCACGCCAAGTGATTAGCATACTCGATGGCATAAAAGAACGTTGGGGCGATAAGGCAGATATAATCCACAGCAAGGGCGTAGAATTAACAAACAATCGTTCATGGTGGGATGATGAAGTTGTTATTGCAGATCGACAAAAAAACCTCTCTCTTATTGAAGAGGCTGTTCAAACAGCACGGGATGCAGATTTGATTATCCTTGCTATTGGTGGCGACGAAAGTACTTCTAGAGAAGCTTGGTCAGAAACCCACATGGGAGACCGCAACGACATCACTCTCATAGGAGAGCAAACAGAATTAGTTGAAGCGTTGTCAAACCTAAATAAACCAATGGTCGGTGTGATTATTTCTGGCCGTCCCCTTTCTTTAGAAAAAGAACACTTTGATGCGTTGCTATATGGCTGGCTACTCGGCCAAGAAACAGGTTACGCGATCGCTGACCTATTAAGCGGCAAAGCTGTTCCTAGCGGCAAAATGCCTGTGACAGTACCTAGAAGCGTAGGACAAATTCCAGCTTTTTATAACCACAAACCCACCGCAAGAAGAGGTTACGCATTTGGAGATGCATCTCCGCTATACGCTTTCGGGCACGGCTTAAGTTACTCAACATTTGAGTTTAGTGATGTCTCGCTATCACAAGACTCCATCTCCCCAAGCGGAATAACAAAAGCTTCTGTATCAGTAACAAATACAGGTGCCTACACAGCTGATGAAGTTGTCCAACTATATATACGCGACGACATCAGTTCCGTTACCCGCCCCGTGCTGGAGCTTAAGGGCTTTAAACGTATCTCGTTAGACCCTGGTGCCTCTGAAGTGGTCACATTTGAAATTCGTCCTGAACACCTTCAATTTTTCAACAGAGAAATGAAAAGAGTTGTTGAGCCGGGTTCTTTTACAATAATGATTGGAAACAGCTCAACATCACATAAAGACGCAACTCTTTATGTAACTGAGTAAATTCCTTATTCTACTTTTTAGCAATTCACTGCTGGTCCAACTTCAACATTTGGGCCAGCCCCTCCCCCAAAGGGCATTGTCAGATTAAACCGCTCGTTTCCAACTTAGCCAGTGGTCGCTAAACTGGAAACATAAAAATCCTCTATCTACCGATACTTCAAAACCTCATCAGAAATCATCAAACTTGCTGCGATGATGTACATCCGATTTCCACTCTCATTGAGAAATGTGGAAGACCTTCTTCATGAGCGCGGAATTGACATTACGCATGAAACCGTTCGATTCTGGTGGAATAGATTTGGTCCCTATTTCGCTTCAAAAATTAGAAAGAAGCGTGCCGCCCAGATGAAGAAGTTCGAACAATGGCAGTGGCACCTCGATGAAGCTCCTGCCGGAGCCTTTTTCGCTTAGCTTTGATCTACTAGATCAAAGCTTTGGCATACGCTAACCAGCTCCAAAGTCATAAAAATCAACGGAGAACTTCATTAATCTGTGGCGTGTTGTAGATCACGAAGGCGAAGTTCTCGAAGCTTACGTCACCAAACGCCGCAACAAACAGGCAGCATTGAAATTTTTACGTAAAGCCATGAAGCGATATGGCCCGCCCCATTGTATAATTACAGATAAATTGCGCTCTTATAAAGCGGCAATGAATGAAATCGGGAATGCAGATAAACAGCTCACTGGGCGATGGCTAAACAATAGATGCGAGAATTCACATCAACCGTTTTGACGACGAGAAAAGATAATGAATAAGTTCCGACAGTCAAAAAGCTTGCAAAAATTCGTCGCTATCCAATCATCAGTTCACAATCATTTTAATCTGGAGAGGCACTTATACTCAAGGTCAAATTTCAAACGAAATCGCGACATCGTTCTGAACGAATGGCGACAGCTTTTCACTGGCTAAAAAAACGACCGTCCCAGTCACTCAGAGACCGGTTAGCTTTTGTCTGACACCACCGCCATTCAGTCCGGCTGTTTCTGATAATCCCGTTCTCTCTCAAAATATTACCGATTTAACCGTTGAATCGCCCCGAGTTTATCGAAGGCTGTTTTATTTGAGTCATGCTACACGAGCCGACTCGGTTTGTTGCTAAAAAAGTTTTTCATACTCAGCTGGCGATACGTAATTCAGCACGCCATACAAGCGACGGCTATTAAACCACTCAACCCATGTTGCTGTCGCTAATTCAACTTGGTCAAGATTTTTCCAAGGGCCTTCCTTCGTTCAACGGCGCAGCGCGCAACCGCCTCCTTGTTGTTCAGGAGCTGATGCCAGATTTTATGAATGCCGTAGTTACGAAAGCTATCCTCCCAGATTTCATTGATCTTAAGCTCTAGCTCCTCGTCTCGCTTGAGCTTTCGATTCTCAGGATCAAGTGTTTTGATTCTCTCAAGAAAGTTAGCCTCCGATAAACTCAGGGTGATTCATTTCTTTCTTCCCACATGATTGAGCGAACACACCATGAGGACATCTCCCTCATGAGAATAGCGCTTATTCACACAATATTTGACCCCATCGCCTCCCCGCAGACGACGCTACAAGTCAAATTGCTACCTCCCCGACTCAAACAATATTCAAACTCAAAAATTACGTGACCTTTTCGGGTAAGAAACGCGCAAAGTGATAACTTTCCTTGCAACCTCCCGTCACGCAAATCTATTATTTTCATTTTTTTGCATACTCTGCAAAATAAGCAGATAAACCAGAAGTCCTTTGCAATTTCGGAGTAACTTGTGCCAATATTGGACTTTATGTGGCTTTTTCACACCACAAATTAGATTCACTCGCCGGCCACTGGACATAATTTTCATATTATGCAAAAGTTTTGCATGTTTTTGCATTGGGCGCAAAATCGAACATATAAATTGGGAGGAATACATGCCTAAAGGGGTCAACCTAAAGCAGAGAATGCTTATCGGCGCAGCATCAGGGGCGATGCTCATTTTAGGTGCACCAAGTTTCGCACAAGAAGCCGCTGAACCAGTTGAAAAAACTGAAGGCGAGCAAAAAGTCTTGGACGTAATTACGGTCACCGGTATCAAAAGTTCGATTGAAAACTCTCTAGCGACAAAGAGAGAATCCAACTCAATCATTGAAGCAATTTCTGCTGAAGATATTGGACGCCTTCCAGATTTATCAATCGCGGACTCTCTAGCACGTCTTCCTGGTGTAACGGCCCAGCGTGTACGCGGGCGCTCCCAACAAGTTTCTATTCGCGGTTTGGGGCCAGACTTCTCTCTTGCACTTTTAAATGGTCGTGAAGTTGTATCTGCCGGCAACAATCGCGGTGTTGAGTTTGACCAATTCCCATCAGAACTTGTCGCGAAAGGTATCGTATACAAATCACCTGATGCACAATTAGCAGCAACAGGTATCGCCGGTGCGGTTGACCTTCGTACTGTGCGCCCACTGAACTACAACGAACGTAAAATCAACGTATCGGGTAAGTATGTTCTCAATGATAGTGGAGAACTCAACCCAGATTATGAGGACACTGGTTATCGCTTATTTGGATCTTATATTGACCAAAATAAAGATGGAACAATTGGGTGGTCTCTAGCTGCCACACAGCAATCCAACCCGACACACTACACAACCCGCGAACTCAAAACGAATGGCGGCCAAACAAGCATTGATGATGTCACGGGCCTAGTTTACCCTTCAGACAACCCACGCACAGGTGTTGTTTCTCGTGAATTTGAACGCACATCAATCGCTGGTGCTTTACAATTTGAACCTACAGACAACTGGCGCACCTCTATCGATGCTTTCTACACAGACACAGAAGATGCCGGTATCTTCCGTGGCGTAGAAACCCCAATCGCATCTTGGTCGGGAGCGAGCTTTGATAGCGCAACTGGAAGCAACGGGTTTGCAGATTCTGCAACTTATACAGACGTTTCTCCAATCGTTCGTACAGACACAGAAGGCAA encodes the following:
- a CDS encoding glycoside hydrolase family 3 protein is translated as MIKNSITTSIIAISSCLLLTACNSEHLQGPPPAQQSASIWPSLDTPKLNKEIENQIDQILSQLTVEQKVGQIIQGDSASVTPEDVKKYRLGSVLSGGNSAPGPLPYADAKSWLEAADAYFQASIDTEGVEIAIPIIWGIDAVHGHTNLAGSIAFPHNIGLGAANNPELIQEIARVTALELKVSGHDWTFAPTLAVPQNDRWGRTYEGFSEEPGIVSEYGRRIALGLQGFPQSSDFLSTGKVISSAKHFIADGGTEDGIDQGDTKASAQELRDIHGEAYFGALEAGVMTVMASYSAWNGDRMHGHKELLTDVLKNTLNFKGFVVGDWNGHALIPGCTATDCPEALLAGLDMYMAPESWKGLYESTLAHVQSGKIPMERLDDAVRRILRVKLSYNIFNKQLPSERPYAGDTSLLGSDHHRALARQAVRESLVLLKNNNNVLPLKKDLKVLVVGEGADSIAKAAGGWTLSWQGGTHTNEEFPNSQTILDGIKELVEGEGGEVIYDPDGTSLIEADAVIAVYGEDPYAEFQGDRSNVDFVPTNFSPEKLGNYKKTNTPIISVFLSGRPLWTNPEINLSDAFVAAWLPGTEGGGIADVLFAEDGADFKGKLSFSWPKFATQAKLNRHDTDYDPLFPIGYGLNYSDKENLPKLEEDSGIDSLETAPKGIFFSKGIVHAPWSFRISKTPIENLPFERDGIKIKASDHKSQEDSIKLEWTDSETIFSIQSGYPIDFSRESNGAMELAFEAKLNSGEPTIFVGSGCQDSEACEASLPLTLSNDGWQSYRVSLRCFADKGVNMESLNTALSIRGTNGNIIDLSNVRIESDTDAKADCGDS
- a CDS encoding glycoside hydrolase family 3 N-terminal domain-containing protein is translated as MFKKILIGTCSAFVLLSCASNFSAPESEITTQTQPQTTELEALVSQMTIDEKLAQISCIWMDKSKFLERDGSFNPQKMKAHFPHGAGCIARPQDTIGMEGPSERKSLNDSTVVRKLSGRSPGETVELVNIIQKWMMEETRLGIPTLFHEEGLHGLQGLHATSFPQSIGLASTFDTELIEQVYSIVGREIRARGVHHVLSPVVDVALDPRWGRIEETFGEDPFLVSEMGVAAIKGFQGTTHQLPKDKVLTTLKHMTGHGQPEAGMNIGPSQLSERVLREVFFPPFEAAIKAGAASVMASYNEIDGIPSHANPWLLNDILRGEWGFDGPVVADYFAINELEGRHQIVGSLPEAGALALQSGVDMELPDGVAFYSLKEKLIAGELDETIIDRAVLRVLQLKQRAQLFSTPFADANYADQITGNSEARELAYQAAIKAPVLLKNENNTLPLNPENYKKIAVIGPNSDIVVLGGYSDEPRQVISILDGIKERWGDKADIIHSKGVELTNNRSWWDDEVVIADRQKNLSLIEEAVQTARDADLIILAIGGDESTSREAWSETHMGDRNDITLIGEQTELVEALSNLNKPMVGVIISGRPLSLEKEHFDALLYGWLLGQETGYAIADLLSGKAVPSGKMPVTVPRSVGQIPAFYNHKPTARRGYAFGDASPLYAFGHGLSYSTFEFSDVSLSQDSISPSGITKASVSVTNTGAYTADEVVQLYIRDDISSVTRPVLELKGFKRISLDPGASEVVTFEIRPEHLQFFNREMKRVVEPGSFTIMIGNSSTSHKDATLYVTE
- a CDS encoding IS3 family transposase is translated as MTLSLSEANFLERIKTLDPENRKLKRDEELELKINEIWEDSFRNYGIHKIWHQLLNNKEAVARCAVERRKALGKILTKLN